Proteins from a single region of Nocardioides anomalus:
- a CDS encoding CocE/NonD family hydrolase: MPGTERTVRLPMADGVELALSLFLPEGGPQPCLLEALPYRKDDLTSSYAEHYRKLRDTYAYAVCRVDLRGTGSSGGDATDEYPATELTDLGAVIAWLAQQEWCDGNVGMFGTSYSGFNSLQVAAERPPALKAIVAIYSSDDRWADDVHWRGGALKLTDLVDYCHYMTPMCLLPPVPSEWPGDWRAEWRRRWETNEPWLLTWLRENRDGPYWQAGSLRHLGYDRIECPTMIVAGWADGYRNNTFRTVEGLGAAGTPWRLLAGPWAHAAPETAMPGPRLDLDAEMAAWWDRWLRSSGEGEWTNRADVFVRTSTVPEPDLDLHAGYWVSGPWPPQPSTQTLELWGERSLVVEPDVGTAAWIDCAGHLPWGQSGDQREDDARSLTWDFPLQPVIVGQPRLVLHVTASEPLASLSVKLCDVFPDGTSALITRGTVDLANTSSPVDLLLDACAYELDPGHVLRLSVAGADWPNTIAPPAPLTLTVSGGSLDLPLWTDSGVAPPDFVPGAEHSGEDGSDVTWAITRDVLRRTTTATTHVVSSYETPGGGTALEDYRGEVGVDRRTFAQWADANTTYALTWPGADVRVVSTLRVDIGADGYDVVIVADAWDGGEPFGHREWREHVPR, from the coding sequence GTGCCGGGCACTGAGCGCACCGTCCGCCTGCCCATGGCGGACGGCGTCGAGCTGGCCCTCTCCCTGTTCCTCCCCGAGGGCGGGCCGCAGCCGTGCCTGCTCGAGGCGCTGCCCTACCGCAAGGACGACCTCACCTCGTCCTACGCCGAGCACTACCGCAAGCTGCGCGACACCTACGCCTACGCCGTGTGCCGGGTCGACCTGCGTGGGACCGGGTCGTCGGGCGGGGACGCGACCGACGAGTACCCCGCCACCGAGCTGACCGACCTCGGTGCGGTCATCGCGTGGCTGGCCCAGCAGGAGTGGTGCGACGGGAACGTCGGGATGTTCGGCACGTCGTACAGCGGCTTCAACTCGCTGCAGGTCGCGGCCGAGCGGCCGCCGGCGCTCAAGGCGATCGTGGCCATCTACAGCAGCGACGACCGGTGGGCCGACGACGTGCACTGGCGCGGCGGCGCGCTCAAGCTGACCGACCTCGTGGACTACTGCCACTACATGACGCCGATGTGCCTGCTCCCGCCCGTGCCGTCCGAGTGGCCCGGGGACTGGCGCGCGGAGTGGCGGCGTCGGTGGGAGACCAACGAGCCGTGGCTGCTGACCTGGCTGCGCGAGAACCGGGACGGGCCGTACTGGCAGGCCGGGTCGCTGCGCCACCTCGGCTACGACCGGATCGAGTGCCCCACGATGATCGTGGCGGGGTGGGCCGACGGCTACCGCAACAACACCTTCCGGACCGTCGAGGGGCTCGGTGCGGCCGGTACGCCGTGGCGGCTGCTGGCCGGGCCGTGGGCGCACGCCGCGCCGGAGACGGCCATGCCGGGCCCGCGGCTCGACCTCGACGCCGAGATGGCCGCGTGGTGGGACCGGTGGCTGCGCTCGTCCGGTGAGGGGGAGTGGACCAACCGGGCCGACGTCTTCGTGCGGACCTCGACCGTGCCCGAGCCGGACCTCGACCTCCACGCGGGCTACTGGGTGTCCGGGCCGTGGCCGCCGCAGCCCTCGACCCAGACCCTCGAGCTCTGGGGCGAGCGGTCGCTGGTCGTGGAGCCGGACGTCGGCACCGCGGCGTGGATCGACTGCGCCGGCCACCTGCCCTGGGGCCAGTCCGGCGACCAGCGCGAGGACGACGCCCGCTCGCTGACGTGGGACTTCCCGCTCCAGCCGGTGATCGTCGGCCAGCCGCGCTTGGTCCTGCACGTCACCGCCTCCGAGCCGCTGGCCTCGCTGTCGGTCAAGCTCTGCGACGTCTTCCCCGACGGCACCTCCGCGCTCATCACCCGCGGGACCGTGGACCTGGCCAACACCTCGTCGCCGGTCGACCTGCTGCTGGACGCGTGCGCCTACGAGCTCGACCCCGGTCACGTGCTCCGGCTCTCGGTGGCCGGCGCCGACTGGCCCAACACCATCGCCCCGCCCGCGCCGCTCACCCTCACCGTCAGCGGCGGCAGCCTCGACCTCCCGCTGTGGACCGACTCCGGCGTCGCACCGCCCGACTTCGTGCCCGGCGCCGAGCACTCCGGCGAGGACGGCTCCGACGTCACCTGGGCCATCACCCGCGACGTGCTGCGCCGCACCACGACCGCCACCACGCACGTCGTGTCGTCGTACGAGACCCCGGGCGGCGGCACCGCCCTCGAGGACTACCGCGGCGAGGTCGGCGTCGACCGGCGCACCTTCGCGCAGTGGGCCGACGCGAACACGACGTACGCCCTCACCTGGCCCGGCGCCGACGTCCGCGTCGTGTCCACGCTGCGCGTCGACATCGGCGCCGACGGCTACGACGTGGTCATCGTCGCCGACGCGTGGGACGGCGGCGAGCCGTTCGGGCACCGGGAGTGGCGCGAGCACGTGCCGCGCTGA
- a CDS encoding P1 family peptidase yields the protein MPRARDLGIAIGTLPTGPTNSVLDVEGVGLGHATLTDGTARTGVSCLHLADDAYPRPLVGGGAVLNGLGDCTGFLSLEESGLLESPVWLTATSQVGAVYDAAFRLELERHPAIVDDVFVPVVAECDDSHLHDVRGPGVTPADVRSAREAALASRGSSSPPGEGSVGGGTGMSCLGFKGGIGTASRVVPSGQTVAVVLMTNFGQRSRLTVDGVPVGRLVPPPPADPPRPAGSCIGVVVTDAPVDPLGCERLARRVGLGLARTGSTAHHGSGEIFLAASTTARTDRDGADVGATPRLAMRALDDLFEAVVDCAEEAVLNSLLASPTMTGRHGHVSEGLDPDTVVRLLGEHGRAGH from the coding sequence ATGCCACGCGCTCGTGACCTGGGGATCGCGATCGGCACGCTGCCGACCGGCCCCACGAACTCCGTGCTGGACGTCGAGGGCGTGGGGCTCGGCCACGCGACGCTGACCGACGGCACGGCGCGGACCGGGGTGAGCTGCCTGCACCTCGCGGACGACGCCTACCCGCGTCCGCTGGTCGGCGGCGGCGCCGTGCTCAACGGGCTGGGGGACTGCACCGGGTTCCTGTCGCTGGAGGAGTCCGGCCTGCTCGAGTCGCCGGTCTGGCTGACCGCGACCAGCCAGGTCGGTGCGGTGTACGACGCGGCGTTCCGCCTCGAGCTCGAGCGGCATCCGGCGATCGTGGACGACGTGTTCGTGCCGGTCGTGGCCGAGTGCGACGACTCGCACCTGCACGACGTGCGGGGACCGGGCGTGACGCCGGCCGACGTGCGATCCGCGCGGGAGGCCGCGCTGGCCTCGCGCGGCTCCTCGTCGCCGCCCGGGGAGGGCTCGGTCGGGGGCGGTACCGGGATGTCGTGCCTGGGCTTCAAGGGCGGCATCGGCACGGCGTCACGGGTGGTGCCGTCGGGCCAGACGGTGGCGGTGGTGCTGATGACCAACTTCGGGCAGCGCTCCCGGCTCACCGTGGACGGCGTACCGGTGGGGCGGCTGGTGCCGCCGCCTCCCGCCGACCCGCCGCGGCCGGCGGGCTCGTGCATCGGGGTCGTCGTCACCGACGCCCCCGTCGACCCGCTGGGCTGCGAGCGGCTCGCGCGGCGGGTCGGGCTCGGGCTGGCCCGGACCGGCTCCACGGCGCACCACGGCAGCGGCGAGATCTTCCTGGCCGCCTCGACCACCGCGCGCACCGACCGCGACGGGGCCGACGTCGGCGCGACGCCGCGGCTGGCCATGCGGGCGCTGGACGACCTGTTCGAGGCCGTCGTGGACTGCGCGGAGGAGGCGGTGCTCAACTCGCTGCTGGCCTCGCCCACGATGACCGGGCGCCACGGCCACGTCTCGGAGGGGCTCGACCCCGACACCGTCGTCCGCCTGCTGGGGGAGCACGGCCGTGCCGGGCACTGA
- a CDS encoding histone deacetylase family protein yields MSQYAAPVVWSPRTRDHDPQHEVWVGVPTDGTERADRVDAILAALADHPRVEATPQPDDALLAVHDAELVDFLRTAADRWAAGPYEALVGQRRVVPYLFPTPAMTAGLPTRPAVAIHADAGRFAYDTMTLVGPGTWEAARTAVDCAVQAATMVSGGERLAYALCRPPGHHATPAGYGGSCYLNNAAVAATVLRARGAERVGIVDVDAHQGNGTAAIFWARADVRYGSVHVDPGAGWFPHVCGYADETGAGDGAGATRNHPLPEGTGDDAWLSAVADLASWVGDCDALVVSLGVDAAADDPESPLQVTEAGYREAGRLLGATGLPAVAVQEGGYHLPTLGGLVAAYLEGHASTAH; encoded by the coding sequence ATGAGTCAGTACGCCGCACCTGTCGTCTGGTCGCCCCGGACCCGCGACCACGACCCGCAGCACGAGGTCTGGGTCGGCGTACCCACGGACGGGACCGAGCGCGCCGACCGCGTCGACGCCATCCTCGCGGCCCTCGCCGACCACCCGCGGGTCGAGGCGACACCGCAGCCCGACGACGCGCTCCTCGCGGTGCACGACGCAGAGCTGGTCGACTTCCTGCGCACCGCCGCCGACCGCTGGGCCGCGGGACCGTACGAGGCCCTGGTCGGCCAGCGCAGGGTGGTGCCCTACCTGTTCCCCACGCCCGCGATGACCGCCGGGCTCCCCACGAGGCCCGCGGTGGCCATCCACGCCGACGCCGGCCGGTTCGCCTACGACACGATGACGCTGGTCGGCCCCGGCACGTGGGAGGCCGCCCGCACCGCGGTGGACTGCGCGGTCCAGGCGGCCACCATGGTCAGCGGCGGCGAGCGGTTGGCCTACGCGCTGTGCCGACCGCCCGGCCACCACGCGACGCCGGCCGGCTACGGCGGCTCCTGCTACCTCAACAACGCCGCGGTCGCCGCCACGGTCCTCCGCGCACGCGGAGCCGAGCGCGTCGGCATCGTCGACGTCGACGCCCACCAGGGCAACGGCACGGCAGCGATCTTCTGGGCCCGCGCCGACGTCCGCTACGGCTCGGTCCACGTGGACCCGGGTGCGGGCTGGTTCCCCCACGTCTGCGGGTACGCCGACGAGACCGGCGCCGGCGACGGAGCCGGCGCCACCCGCAACCACCCCCTGCCCGAGGGCACCGGCGACGACGCGTGGCTCAGCGCCGTGGCCGACCTGGCCTCCTGGGTCGGCGACTGCGACGCGCTGGTCGTCTCCCTCGGCGTGGACGCCGCCGCCGACGACCCGGAGAGCCCGCTCCAGGTCACCGAGGCCGGCTACCGCGAAGCCGGCCGGCTGCTCGGCGCCACCGGGCTCCCGGCGGTCGCGGTCCAGGAGGGCGGCTACCACCTGCCCACGCTCGGCGGCCTGGTCGCGGCGTACCTCGAAGGGCACGCGAGCACGGCACACTGA
- a CDS encoding SRPBCC family protein yields MAHRGGPPIYVSVDIAAPVDEVWRLTQDTDLHPRWDARFSAIEPVADLPGGGQRFRYELRLPGRVLAGTGTTLGEKWRPDGTRTSALRFTTPDRLSPLGDGRGYWRYEPTASGVRFTTGYDYRPGWGGLADRIVLRRAVGWLTAWSFDRLRIWAERGEEPERWPLRSVLWVWRPERPRAARCRRRAHDGRVMEAAPATLDGLAAP; encoded by the coding sequence GTGGCTCACCGCGGCGGCCCGCCGATCTACGTCTCGGTCGACATCGCCGCGCCCGTCGACGAGGTGTGGCGACTGACCCAGGACACCGACCTGCACCCGCGCTGGGACGCGCGCTTCAGCGCCATCGAGCCGGTCGCCGACCTCCCGGGCGGCGGCCAGCGGTTCCGCTACGAGCTGCGGCTCCCGGGCCGTGTGCTCGCGGGCACCGGGACGACGCTCGGCGAGAAGTGGCGCCCGGACGGCACGCGCACCTCGGCCCTGCGCTTCACCACACCCGACCGGCTCTCGCCGCTCGGCGACGGCCGGGGCTACTGGCGCTACGAGCCCACCGCGAGCGGGGTGCGGTTCACCACCGGCTACGACTACCGGCCCGGCTGGGGCGGCCTGGCCGACCGGATCGTCCTTCGTCGCGCCGTCGGCTGGCTCACCGCATGGAGCTTCGACCGGCTGCGGATCTGGGCCGAGCGCGGCGAGGAGCCCGAGCGGTGGCCGCTGCGCTCGGTGCTGTGGGTGTGGCGCCCCGAGCGGCCGCGAGCCGCGCGGTGCCGGCGGCGAGCGCACGACGGTCGGGTGATGGAGGCGGCGCCCGCCACCCTGGACGGGCTGGCCGCGCCGTGA
- a CDS encoding DUF4166 domain-containing protein: MRSSSVFAQAMGAEFERLHPMLQRRFGVGLDAGYACVGHGTMHRIRRGPWWTVPFLQIGRMRNILVPDTGTEVPFTIHNYPYRDPLGREAVTFVREYELRGRTRRFDATMIRARDGHVVDYLGTHQHLAVDLEVRAEPDGSLRIRSDAQRFYEGPFGFCFPMLFSGRADLHEWYDDAAGAYRIELEVTNPVFGFLFGYDGTFTCEFPEGAQAPDRILPRRYERRE, encoded by the coding sequence GTGAGGAGCAGCAGCGTCTTCGCCCAGGCCATGGGCGCGGAGTTCGAGCGCCTGCACCCCATGCTCCAGCGGCGCTTCGGCGTCGGCCTGGACGCGGGCTACGCCTGCGTGGGCCACGGCACCATGCACCGGATCCGCCGCGGGCCCTGGTGGACGGTGCCGTTCCTCCAGATCGGCAGGATGCGCAACATCCTGGTGCCCGACACCGGCACCGAGGTGCCGTTCACCATCCACAACTACCCCTACCGCGACCCGCTCGGCCGCGAGGCGGTCACCTTCGTCCGCGAGTACGAGCTGCGCGGGCGCACCCGCCGCTTCGACGCCACCATGATCCGCGCCCGCGACGGCCACGTCGTGGACTACCTCGGCACCCACCAGCACCTCGCCGTCGACCTCGAGGTCCGCGCCGAGCCCGACGGCAGCCTGCGGATCCGCTCGGACGCCCAGCGCTTCTACGAGGGACCGTTCGGCTTCTGCTTCCCGATGCTCTTCAGCGGCCGCGCGGACCTGCACGAGTGGTACGACGACGCCGCGGGCGCCTACCGGATCGAGCTGGAGGTCACCAACCCCGTCTTCGGCTTCCTGTTCGGCTACGACGGCACCTTCACCTGCGAGTTCCCCGAGGGCGCGCAGGCACCGGACCGGATCCTGCCGCGGCGCTACGAGCGCCGCGAGTAG
- the serA gene encoding phosphoglycerate dehydrogenase has translation MKVLLLENIHPVAVEQLRARGHEVELRVGSLSEDELVEGLDGVQVLGIRSNTHLTPRVFEAATDLVAVGCFCIGTNQVDLAEAARRGIAVFNAPYSNSRSVVELVIGEIIALARRLTEKTWKMHDGVWDKSAKGSHEVRGRTLGIVGYGNIGTQLSNLAEAMGMRVVFYDTADRLAHGNARRMASLDALLAEADVVSLHVDGRPGNAGLFGAEQFATMKPRAMFINASRGMVVDDVALRENIESGHLAGAALDVFPVEPKAQGDAFESVLRGLDNVILTPHVGGSTQEAQEEIGWFVSGKLATYVAEGSTALSVNLPAVQPPPLTEGVRLAYLHVNVPGVLAELNAYLAEQGANITGQYLATRGEQGYVVTDATEAISEPALDKLRSSDQTVWLRTFTA, from the coding sequence GTGAAGGTCCTGCTGCTGGAGAACATCCACCCGGTCGCCGTGGAGCAGCTGCGCGCTCGCGGCCACGAGGTCGAGCTCCGGGTCGGCTCCCTCTCCGAGGACGAGCTCGTCGAGGGCCTGGACGGCGTGCAGGTGCTGGGGATCCGCTCCAACACCCACCTCACGCCGCGGGTCTTCGAGGCGGCCACCGACCTGGTCGCGGTCGGCTGCTTCTGCATCGGCACCAACCAGGTCGACCTGGCCGAGGCGGCCCGGCGCGGGATCGCGGTCTTCAACGCGCCGTACTCCAACAGCCGCAGCGTGGTCGAGCTGGTGATCGGCGAGATCATCGCGCTGGCCCGCCGGCTGACCGAGAAGACGTGGAAGATGCACGACGGGGTCTGGGACAAGTCGGCCAAGGGCAGCCACGAGGTCCGCGGCCGCACGCTCGGCATCGTCGGCTACGGCAACATCGGCACCCAGCTGTCCAACCTGGCCGAGGCGATGGGGATGCGGGTCGTCTTCTACGACACCGCCGACCGCCTGGCCCACGGCAACGCGCGCCGGATGGCCTCGCTCGACGCGCTGCTGGCCGAGGCCGACGTGGTCAGCCTGCACGTCGACGGCCGGCCGGGGAACGCCGGGCTGTTCGGCGCCGAGCAGTTCGCCACGATGAAGCCGCGGGCGATGTTCATCAACGCCTCGCGCGGCATGGTCGTCGACGACGTCGCGCTGCGCGAGAACATCGAGTCCGGCCACCTCGCGGGCGCCGCGCTCGACGTCTTCCCGGTCGAGCCCAAGGCCCAGGGCGACGCGTTCGAGTCCGTGCTCCGCGGGCTGGACAACGTCATCCTCACCCCGCACGTCGGCGGCTCGACCCAGGAGGCGCAGGAGGAGATCGGCTGGTTCGTGTCCGGCAAGCTCGCGACGTACGTCGCCGAGGGCAGCACCGCGCTGTCGGTGAACCTGCCCGCGGTCCAGCCGCCGCCGCTCACCGAGGGCGTCCGGCTGGCCTACCTGCACGTCAACGTGCCGGGCGTGCTGGCCGAGCTCAACGCCTACCTGGCCGAGCAGGGCGCCAACATCACCGGGCAGTACCTCGCCACGCGCGGCGAGCAGGGCTACGTCGTCACCGACGCCACCGAGGCGATCAGCGAGCCGGCCCTGGACAAGCTGCGCAGCTCCGACCAGACCGTCTGGCTGCGCACCTTCACCGCCTGA
- a CDS encoding oxygenase MpaB family protein: MASLPLPDVRGRLGQALFARVAGPDGPKQRDRIHLREGPRWFAPDSAIAQVHGDASMFVGGLRALLLQTLHPAAMLAVSEHSGFRGDMWGRLHRTSTFLAVTTFGAADDAQAAVDAVRRIHERVIGQLPDGTPYAASDPHLLAWVHAAEADSFLRAHQVYGRAPLDQAGRDEYVAQIAEIGARLGVVDPPTTEAELADALAAYRPELRGTPEAREAVRYVLLKPPLPLAARAPYAVIAAAAIGLMPAWTRLPLRLPYLPVSERTVVRVLGGLATGTIRWAMTPPADGSAS; this comes from the coding sequence ATGGCCTCCCTCCCCCTGCCGGACGTACGAGGCCGCCTCGGCCAGGCGCTGTTCGCGCGGGTCGCGGGTCCCGACGGGCCCAAGCAGCGCGACCGGATCCACCTGCGTGAGGGGCCGCGGTGGTTCGCGCCCGACAGCGCCATCGCCCAGGTGCACGGCGACGCCTCGATGTTCGTGGGCGGGCTGCGCGCGCTGCTGCTGCAGACCCTGCACCCCGCGGCCATGCTCGCGGTGAGCGAGCACTCCGGCTTCCGCGGCGACATGTGGGGCCGGCTGCACCGCACCAGCACCTTCCTCGCGGTCACCACCTTCGGCGCGGCCGACGACGCCCAGGCCGCGGTCGACGCGGTGCGCCGCATCCACGAGCGGGTCATCGGCCAGCTGCCCGACGGCACGCCGTACGCCGCGAGCGACCCGCACCTGCTGGCGTGGGTGCACGCCGCCGAGGCCGACAGCTTCCTGCGTGCCCACCAGGTCTACGGCCGCGCGCCGCTGGACCAGGCCGGGCGCGACGAGTACGTCGCCCAGATCGCCGAGATCGGCGCCCGCCTCGGGGTCGTCGACCCGCCCACCACCGAGGCCGAGCTGGCCGACGCGCTCGCGGCGTACCGCCCCGAGCTGCGCGGCACCCCGGAGGCCCGCGAGGCCGTGCGCTACGTGCTGCTCAAGCCGCCGCTGCCGCTGGCCGCGCGGGCGCCGTACGCCGTGATCGCGGCCGCCGCCATCGGGCTGATGCCGGCCTGGACCCGGCTGCCGCTGCGCCTGCCCTACCTGCCCGTCTCCGAGCGCACCGTGGTGCGCGTGCTCGGCGGGCTGGCCACCGGCACCATCCGGTGGGCCATGACCCCGCCGGCCGACGGGTCCGCTAGCTGA
- a CDS encoding nuclear transport factor 2 family protein — protein sequence MPASPEKIREVIEQYVARVATGSTAEVMALFADGATVEDPVGSGVRSTPEAIREFYATLEGLEQAGEVLSARIADGQAAFLFELRTRAGEQTFTLAPIDVMTFDDDGLITSMKAYWSDADLQVS from the coding sequence GTGCCCGCCAGCCCGGAGAAGATCCGCGAGGTCATCGAGCAGTACGTCGCCCGGGTGGCCACCGGCAGCACCGCCGAGGTCATGGCGCTGTTCGCCGACGGCGCGACGGTCGAGGACCCGGTGGGCAGCGGGGTGCGCAGCACGCCTGAGGCGATCCGCGAGTTCTACGCCACGCTCGAGGGGCTCGAGCAGGCCGGCGAGGTGCTGAGCGCACGCATCGCGGACGGGCAGGCGGCGTTCCTGTTCGAGCTGCGGACCCGGGCCGGCGAGCAGACCTTCACGCTGGCGCCGATCGACGTGATGACCTTCGACGACGACGGCCTGATCACCTCGATGAAGGCCTACTGGTCCGACGCGGACCTGCAGGTCAGCTAG
- a CDS encoding HD domain-containing protein: MDASDRWPLPESAEVRDAVVAAYADPSRGYHDTRHLSEVLDRLDELAAHGVGYDATPVLLAAYFHDAVYDGERDAEERSATWAEDALAAVAPAAVVAEVARLVRLTETHTPDDADANGCALSDADLGILAAPRERYEEYVAAVRREYAHLDDDVFRAGRAEVLRGLAAKPRLFHTAYARERWEAAARANVERELADLA; the protein is encoded by the coding sequence ATGGACGCCAGTGACAGATGGCCCCTGCCCGAGTCCGCCGAGGTCCGGGACGCCGTCGTGGCGGCGTACGCCGACCCGAGCCGCGGCTACCACGACACGCGCCACCTGAGCGAGGTGCTGGACCGGCTCGACGAGCTGGCCGCCCACGGCGTCGGCTACGACGCGACCCCGGTGCTGCTCGCGGCGTACTTCCACGACGCGGTCTACGACGGCGAGCGCGACGCGGAGGAGCGCTCGGCCACCTGGGCCGAGGACGCGCTCGCCGCGGTCGCGCCGGCCGCCGTCGTGGCCGAGGTCGCCCGCCTGGTCCGGCTCACCGAGACCCACACGCCCGACGACGCCGACGCCAACGGCTGCGCGCTCTCCGACGCCGACCTCGGCATCCTGGCCGCGCCCCGCGAGCGGTACGAGGAGTACGTCGCCGCCGTGCGCCGGGAGTACGCCCACCTCGACGACGACGTCTTCCGCGCCGGTCGGGCCGAGGTGCTGCGCGGGCTGGCGGCCAAGCCGCGGCTGTTCCACACGGCGTACGCCCGGGAGCGGTGGGAGGCCGCCGCGCGGGCCAACGTGGAGCGGGAGCTCGCCGACCTGGCGTAG
- a CDS encoding NADH:flavin oxidoreductase/NADH oxidase: MSHLFEPITLRDVTIRNRVWVAPMCQYSAVDGVPNDWHLVHLGSFARGGAGLVLTEATAVVPEGRISPEDTGIWNDEQQAAWSRIVAFLHAQGATAGIQLAHAGRKASTYSGFTGERGGVADGDGGWQPVAPSPVPFPGLREDPAPLTLEEIEAVVAAFGEAAVRAVMAGFDVLELHAAHGYLLHEFLSPLSNHREDAYGGPFEHRARLLLEVVAEIRRRVPEGTPVLVRLSATDWVDGGWSGDDTVRLAGLLHEAGVDLVDTSSGGNAQADIPTGPGYQVPFARRVRTEAGVPAGAVGLITEPKQAEEILSEGSADVVLLGRELLRDPHWPLRAAYELGVEAEELWPVQYRRAAR, encoded by the coding sequence GTGAGCCACCTCTTCGAGCCGATCACCCTGCGCGACGTGACCATCCGCAACCGGGTGTGGGTCGCACCGATGTGCCAGTACTCCGCCGTCGACGGCGTGCCGAACGACTGGCACCTGGTGCACCTGGGTTCCTTCGCGCGCGGCGGCGCCGGGCTGGTGCTGACCGAGGCGACCGCGGTGGTGCCCGAGGGCCGGATCTCGCCGGAGGACACCGGGATCTGGAACGACGAGCAGCAGGCCGCGTGGTCGCGGATCGTGGCCTTCCTGCACGCGCAGGGCGCGACCGCGGGCATCCAGCTCGCGCACGCCGGGCGCAAGGCCTCGACGTACTCCGGGTTCACCGGCGAGCGCGGCGGCGTGGCCGACGGCGACGGCGGCTGGCAGCCGGTCGCGCCCTCGCCGGTGCCGTTCCCCGGGCTGCGCGAGGACCCGGCGCCGCTGACGCTCGAGGAGATCGAGGCCGTCGTGGCCGCGTTCGGCGAGGCCGCGGTGCGAGCCGTGATGGCCGGCTTCGACGTGCTCGAGCTGCACGCGGCGCACGGCTACCTGCTGCACGAGTTCCTCTCCCCGCTGTCCAACCACCGCGAGGACGCCTACGGCGGGCCGTTCGAGCACCGCGCCCGCCTGCTGCTCGAGGTCGTCGCCGAGATCCGGCGCCGCGTGCCCGAGGGCACGCCGGTGCTGGTGCGCCTGTCGGCCACCGACTGGGTCGACGGCGGCTGGTCCGGCGACGACACGGTCCGGCTGGCCGGGCTGCTCCATGAGGCGGGCGTCGACCTGGTCGACACCTCCAGCGGCGGCAACGCCCAGGCCGACATCCCGACCGGGCCGGGGTACCAGGTGCCGTTCGCGCGCCGGGTGCGCACCGAGGCCGGCGTGCCGGCGGGCGCGGTCGGGCTCATCACCGAGCCCAAGCAGGCCGAGGAGATCCTGTCCGAGGGCTCGGCCGACGTGGTGCTGCTGGGCCGCGAGCTGCTGCGCGACCCGCACTGGCCGCTGCGCGCGGCCTACGAGCTGGGCGTCGAGGCCGAGGAGCTGTGGCCGGTGCAGTACCGGCGCGCGGCGCGCTAG
- a CDS encoding DUF4031 domain-containing protein encodes MIDPPAVPSRGRLWSHLASDSDYEELHAFARELGIPERGFDRDHYDVPAEWYDDVLARGVEPVSSRELVRRLVAAGLRRRKSQVDGG; translated from the coding sequence ATGATCGACCCGCCCGCCGTGCCGTCGCGGGGCCGGCTGTGGTCGCACCTGGCCAGCGACAGCGACTACGAGGAGCTGCACGCCTTCGCCCGCGAGCTCGGCATCCCCGAGCGCGGCTTCGACCGCGACCACTACGACGTGCCCGCCGAGTGGTACGACGACGTGCTGGCCCGCGGCGTGGAGCCGGTCAGCTCGCGGGAGCTCGTGCGGCGGCTGGTCGCCGCGGGCCTGCGCCGCCGCAAGAGCCAGGTCGACGGGGGCTAG
- a CDS encoding copper homeostasis protein CutC, with protein sequence MGVVLEVAVAHERDVAGALEGGADRLHVATPAGEPLEPVVVSAVCREAGAVPVFAAVTRAEQVPVLRELGVAGVSVGFLDADLEVDVEACAALGDVAWQYVALDHALDPRRSWRRLAGPPALPGLVGVRSAGSPRGMSEGYDDLQAAADADPAVAALLVPGDGLLAEHVPWLVRAGVRAFHVDLQARPSGSWKAYVAPDLVRSWRLLLDGALERL encoded by the coding sequence ATGGGGGTGGTGCTCGAGGTCGCGGTGGCGCACGAGCGTGACGTGGCGGGCGCGCTCGAGGGGGGCGCGGACCGGCTGCACGTGGCCACTCCGGCGGGTGAGCCGCTCGAGCCGGTGGTCGTCTCGGCCGTTTGTCGAGAGGCGGGGGCGGTGCCGGTGTTCGCCGCCGTGACCCGGGCCGAGCAGGTGCCGGTGCTGCGCGAGTTGGGCGTGGCCGGGGTGTCGGTCGGGTTCCTGGACGCCGACCTCGAGGTGGACGTCGAGGCGTGCGCGGCGCTGGGGGACGTGGCGTGGCAGTACGTCGCACTGGACCACGCGCTCGACCCGCGGCGCTCGTGGCGGCGGCTGGCCGGGCCGCCGGCGCTGCCGGGGCTGGTCGGCGTGCGGTCGGCGGGCTCGCCGCGTGGGATGTCGGAGGGCTACGACGACCTCCAGGCCGCCGCGGACGCCGACCCGGCCGTGGCCGCGCTGCTGGTGCCGGGCGACGGGCTGCTGGCCGAGCACGTGCCGTGGCTGGTGCGCGCGGGGGTGCGGGCGTTCCACGTCGACCTCCAGGCGCGCCCCAGCGGCTCGTGGAAGGCCTACGTGGCCCCCGACCTGGTCCGCTCGTGGCGACTGCTGCTCGACGGCGCGCTGGAGCGCCTGTGA